Proteins encoded within one genomic window of Formosa agariphila KMM 3901:
- a CDS encoding glycoside hydrolase 5 family protein: MTLSSKLSLIIICLSLCSCAGYKKSLVQVNDKGFQANNKNYNYIGANYWQGMNLGAPKSGDQQRLIRELNHLQALGVTNLRVLASSEADAEMKYAVHPALQTAPGVYDEDIWQGLDFLLSEMEKRGMKAVMVLGNFWTWSGGFPQYLKWAGAGKIPYPQEEGTTWSNFSDYSKQFYTNDKAQDMMNNHIKKVIYRKNTITGKVYKKDATIMAWQLANEPRGYDVPIEFVKWTRKTSAYIKSLDKNHLVCLGTEGNTAAKYAGTDVFRDNNDVNIDYITMHIWAQNWEWFEPTDGESVYKEAIEKVNNYWEDHKKVALQLNKPIVLEEFGIARDYSSYNPKETTVWRDKFFDYLFSKVVHSIETNDVVKGLNFWSYSGEGRPNNPGEFWDIGDAILGDPPHERQGWYGVYNTDISTTNIIKRYSDRINN, encoded by the coding sequence ATGACTTTAAGTTCTAAATTATCACTAATAATTATCTGTCTGAGTTTGTGTTCTTGCGCGGGTTATAAAAAGAGCCTGGTTCAAGTTAATGATAAAGGGTTTCAAGCTAATAACAAAAACTATAATTACATTGGGGCTAATTATTGGCAAGGAATGAATTTAGGAGCTCCAAAATCTGGAGATCAACAACGATTGATACGAGAATTAAATCATTTACAAGCATTAGGAGTAACGAATCTACGGGTGCTGGCATCAAGTGAAGCAGATGCTGAAATGAAATATGCAGTACATCCTGCTTTACAAACTGCACCTGGTGTATATGATGAAGATATTTGGCAAGGTTTAGATTTTTTATTGTCAGAAATGGAAAAAAGAGGCATGAAAGCTGTTATGGTACTAGGTAATTTTTGGACCTGGAGTGGAGGCTTTCCTCAATATTTGAAATGGGCAGGAGCAGGGAAAATCCCTTATCCACAAGAAGAAGGTACTACTTGGTCCAATTTTTCAGATTATTCAAAACAATTTTATACTAATGACAAAGCTCAGGACATGATGAATAATCATATTAAAAAGGTTATTTATAGAAAAAATACTATTACAGGAAAAGTATACAAAAAAGACGCTACAATTATGGCTTGGCAATTGGCCAATGAACCAAGAGGTTATGATGTTCCAATTGAATTTGTGAAATGGACCAGGAAAACTTCGGCATATATAAAAAGCTTAGATAAGAATCATTTAGTTTGTTTAGGTACAGAAGGAAATACAGCAGCAAAATATGCAGGGACGGATGTTTTTAGAGATAATAATGATGTAAATATCGATTATATAACAATGCATATATGGGCTCAGAATTGGGAGTGGTTTGAACCCACTGATGGAGAGTCTGTATATAAAGAAGCGATAGAAAAGGTAAATAATTATTGGGAAGATCATAAAAAAGTAGCTCTACAACTAAATAAACCTATAGTTTTAGAAGAGTTTGGTATCGCGAGAGATTATTCGTCTTACAATCCTAAAGAGACTACAGTTTGGAGAGATAAGTTTTTTGATTATTTATTTAGTAAGGTAGTACATTCTATAGAAACCAATGATGTTGTAAAAGGTTTAAACTTTTGGAGTTATTCAGGAGAAGGTAGACCAAATAATCCAGGAGAATTTTGGGACATAGGAGATGCTATTTTAGGCGATCCCCCTCATGAAAGGCAAGGCTGGTATGGTGTTTATAATACGGATATTTCTACAACTAATATAATAAAACGGTATAGTGATAGAATTAATAACTAA
- a CDS encoding type I phosphomannose isomerase catalytic subunit, producing the protein MNTLYPLKFQPLFHYRIWGGDKLRTVLNKDYSENNIGESWEISTVPGNESVVSKGSLKGNTINELIKEYGADFLGENVLERFGTDFPLLIKFIDAKTPLSIQVHPDDVLAKKRHNSFGKNEMWYVMGADKDAELIIGFNKLLDKKSYKASIEKGDIEEALNKVKVLEGDTFFIPAGRVHAIGAGVMIAEIQQTSDVTYRIFDFNRVDEKTGATRELHTEQSVDAIDFNLIDNYKTVYSLSEANNKLVHTRYFKTNILNIQGNISLTVSKKESFKILICIEGDVDILYQNKMEMLNRGETILLPASLDYKVLISATNAKILEVYI; encoded by the coding sequence ATGAACACACTATATCCTTTAAAATTTCAACCTCTTTTTCACTACAGAATATGGGGAGGTGATAAATTAAGAACAGTCTTAAATAAAGATTATTCAGAAAACAACATTGGAGAGTCATGGGAAATTTCTACTGTACCTGGTAATGAATCTGTGGTTAGTAAAGGAAGCTTAAAAGGAAATACTATAAATGAACTGATTAAAGAGTATGGGGCTGATTTTTTAGGTGAAAATGTTTTAGAAAGGTTTGGAACGGATTTTCCATTATTAATCAAATTTATAGATGCGAAAACACCCTTATCTATTCAAGTGCATCCAGATGATGTATTGGCCAAAAAGCGACATAATTCGTTTGGAAAAAACGAAATGTGGTATGTAATGGGGGCTGATAAGGATGCTGAATTAATTATCGGGTTTAATAAACTGTTAGATAAAAAGTCTTATAAAGCGTCTATTGAAAAAGGGGATATTGAAGAAGCCTTAAACAAGGTGAAAGTTTTAGAGGGGGATACCTTTTTTATTCCAGCTGGTCGAGTACATGCTATTGGTGCTGGGGTTATGATTGCCGAAATTCAGCAAACATCAGATGTGACGTACAGAATATTCGACTTTAATAGAGTAGATGAAAAAACAGGAGCAACACGTGAGTTACACACCGAACAATCTGTTGACGCTATCGATTTTAATTTAATTGACAATTACAAAACAGTGTATAGCTTAAGTGAAGCAAATAATAAATTGGTTCATACAAGGTATTTTAAAACTAATATTTTAAATATTCAAGGTAATATAAGTTTAACAGTTTCTAAAAAAGAATCGTTTAAAATATTGATTTGTATAGAAGGGGATGTGGATATTTTATATCAAAATAAAATGGAAATGTTAAACAGAGGTGAAACTATTTTGTTGCCAGCATCATTAGACTACAAAGTATTGATAAGTGCTACCAATGCTAAAATATTAGAAGTTTATATATAA
- a CDS encoding arylsulfatase, whose protein sequence is MVTEKKQSPNVLIIQVDDLGYDDLSLHGNPHLETPNLDKLGKESVEFQQFYLQSVCAPSRAAFLTGRNFQRTGVTSVHAGRDFMNLEETTIAEIFKENGYQTGMWGKWHSGKTNGYFPWDRGFDEAYYACLYNYWDNTGLLNGKPIQTKGFTTDAITDMAINFVAKKRDKPFFAYISHLAPHNPWRAPDNYVKKYQSKGLSDPMAQLYGMIDNLDYNIGRLLNALDENGLTKNTIIVFMSDNGPWVRSYRFGLTDKEWEMRNPSGLRGAKGQNWQNGVKSTLFIKWQNKLMPSKTKQITKIEDLFPSLTRMCKIKIPDSLDLDGIDFSPIFKGEKVIETPVFFANHSPKGTSFENSIDAMVTASTPLTETFKSTFIFENQGLAIRKGDYKYVQNQDKVQKGLYNISSDSKEEYNLIDSIPDKAKELEKELENWYQGILKADSFNMPVLQIGFENREFSQIYAASPSSLSGDLINKNHELENWNTVSDSAFYKIKVHTPGKYKVFLIHKMEDYKDISFSVSTGVKTISAQLLDKGNRDFGTLLEGESAYWDDFDNPDTFKKEIIKSEIGELQLFKTDTVLNISPTRIKDIKNNRQLIAIQFYKIK, encoded by the coding sequence ATGGTAACGGAAAAAAAACAATCGCCGAATGTTTTAATAATACAGGTTGATGATTTAGGTTATGATGATTTGTCATTGCATGGAAATCCACATTTAGAAACACCAAATCTTGATAAATTGGGTAAAGAATCTGTTGAGTTTCAACAATTTTATTTGCAAAGTGTATGTGCTCCCTCAAGAGCTGCTTTTTTAACAGGACGAAATTTTCAAAGAACAGGCGTAACTTCTGTACACGCAGGACGTGATTTTATGAATTTAGAGGAAACCACAATTGCAGAAATTTTCAAAGAAAATGGATATCAAACAGGCATGTGGGGTAAATGGCATTCTGGTAAAACAAATGGTTATTTTCCTTGGGACAGAGGTTTTGATGAAGCGTATTATGCTTGCCTATATAATTATTGGGATAATACCGGTCTTTTAAACGGAAAACCGATTCAAACCAAAGGATTTACAACAGATGCAATTACAGATATGGCAATTAATTTTGTTGCTAAAAAAAGAGACAAACCTTTTTTTGCTTATATATCTCATTTAGCTCCCCATAATCCGTGGAGAGCTCCTGATAATTATGTTAAAAAATATCAATCTAAAGGACTTTCTGACCCTATGGCACAGCTGTATGGAATGATTGATAATTTAGATTATAATATAGGTAGATTGCTAAATGCCTTAGATGAGAATGGATTAACAAAAAACACCATTATTGTTTTTATGAGTGATAATGGGCCTTGGGTTAGAAGCTATAGATTTGGATTAACTGATAAGGAATGGGAAATGCGGAATCCTTCAGGGCTACGAGGAGCTAAAGGTCAGAATTGGCAAAATGGAGTGAAGTCTACGCTTTTTATAAAATGGCAAAATAAATTAATGCCTAGCAAAACCAAACAGATCACAAAAATTGAAGATCTTTTTCCGTCTTTAACACGTATGTGTAAAATAAAAATACCAGATTCATTAGATTTAGATGGAATAGATTTTTCACCAATTTTTAAAGGAGAAAAGGTGATTGAAACCCCTGTGTTCTTTGCGAATCACAGTCCAAAAGGAACATCTTTTGAAAATTCAATTGATGCAATGGTCACTGCAAGTACGCCTCTAACAGAAACTTTCAAGTCAACATTTATTTTCGAAAATCAAGGGTTGGCAATACGTAAAGGTGACTATAAGTATGTACAGAATCAAGATAAGGTACAAAAGGGATTATATAATATTAGTAGCGATTCTAAAGAAGAGTATAACTTAATTGATAGTATTCCGGATAAAGCCAAAGAATTGGAAAAAGAATTAGAGAATTGGTATCAAGGTATATTAAAAGCAGATTCTTTTAATATGCCAGTTCTACAAATAGGATTTGAAAACAGGGAATTTAGTCAGATTTATGCTGCGTCACCAAGTTCTCTAAGTGGTGATTTAATTAATAAAAATCATGAATTGGAAAATTGGAACACTGTTTCGGATAGTGCATTTTATAAAATAAAAGTACACACACCAGGTAAGTATAAAGTGTTTTTAATCCATAAAATGGAAGATTATAAGGATATTTCATTTTCAGTGTCAACAGGTGTAAAAACTATTTCGGCACAATTATTAGATAAAGGAAATCGAGATTTTGGGACACTTTTGGAAGGAGAAAGTGCCTATTGGGATGATTTTGATAATCCAGATACTTTTAAAAAAGAAATTATAAAATCAGAAATTGGAGAGCTTCAATTATTTAAAACTGATACCGTTTTAAATATTTCTCCTACACGAATAAAAGACATTAAAAATAACAGGCAATTAATTGCTATTCAATTTTATAAAATTAAATAA
- a CDS encoding SusC/RagA family TonB-linked outer membrane protein, producing the protein MPAAVKYDTISENRVVLKADNITIQAIFNELQSLTHYNFNYGIDIINNKSTYSIDYNDATLNNVLSDLSKKIGFTYVIEQNNVLIKTPKSVSIQQQAVKGVIIDDYDMPLPGVNVVEKGTKNGVITDFDGNYSISTTTSNPILIFSYIGYKTKEVQVSGQSVIDLKMESEYTALDEVVAIGYAVKKKVNLTGAVSSIDSKVLESRPITNLSQGLQGQLPNVEISFPSGRPDETGEFNIRGLGSINGGSPLILIDGTPGNINTLNPRDIANVSVLKDAAASSIYGARGAFGVVLITTKKGKEDGLNITYDSMFGFSSPTRIPKLYLDDPVKYAEIHQQAGNSFSDAQMDYIKARANDPSLPEIVASVNDAGQPYWLTAGNTNWYDLMYQDNAPMNIQNVGVSGESGKFNYYLSGGLLNQEGVYKIGTDDYKRYNLRTKITIDLASWLSVTTNTEFANGVYDQPNPYFRYNLNVERMMSQEANPYNVLQTPDGYWTNHGVVLGFMQDGGRQVEDQKLFKTTLAFDMSFLNNDLKIHGDYTYQNDNTLLTAKRISPLYSPSPGIVEEFPIDDPNSLKRGTTDNDFNVINLHATYSKTLGKHDFSAMLGYNQEEYSNSYYEVLRAGQLSDDYSSLNLSTGTIKTYDKESEYALRGAFYRVNYNFNDRYLIELNGRYDLSSRFPTDDRGGFFPSISAGWRISEENFFKNANLGIKNLKLRASYGALGNQNVNDYLYISNLSVNNSTWLFDDSIQPYAGAPSPISSNITWEQIKSSNFGLDLSTFNGRLTANFDYFIRNTYDMLIPGGSLPSIYGATVPMQNSGDLNTKGWEVSVGWRDNFMLAEKDFSYFVNVNVGDAKSEITSFNSNATKSLGSWTDPDFYEGMVVGEIWGYTTDGYFQNDGEVNAAPDHQQVYPDFAPAPGDIKFVDTNGDGVIDKGQNTFDDHGDLSVIGNSTPRYNYGFGLGFNWNNIDFSVFFQGVGERDFMPNNEAALYYGFYNRKYQPIFEHMTDYWTADNPDAAFPNPRGYIAGAWKDQPLSVNQTGQIQDASYLRWKNLTIGYTFKRDVMKFLESFRLYVSAENIMEWTALSEAFDPEALGDDPYSPGLDGQGMVYPLNRKVTLGLQLNF; encoded by the coding sequence ATGCCAGCAGCAGTTAAGTATGATACTATTTCAGAAAATAGAGTCGTTTTAAAAGCTGATAATATCACAATTCAGGCCATATTTAATGAATTACAGAGTTTAACTCATTATAATTTTAATTACGGAATTGACATTATTAACAACAAATCTACATATTCTATAGATTATAATGATGCCACTTTAAATAATGTTTTGAGCGATTTGTCAAAAAAAATTGGATTTACTTATGTTATTGAACAAAATAATGTATTAATAAAAACACCAAAATCAGTAAGTATACAACAACAGGCTGTTAAAGGAGTAATAATAGACGATTACGATATGCCACTACCTGGTGTAAATGTTGTTGAAAAAGGAACAAAAAATGGAGTGATTACAGATTTTGATGGAAATTACTCGATTTCAACAACAACCTCAAATCCGATTTTAATTTTTTCTTATATAGGTTACAAAACGAAAGAAGTTCAAGTTTCAGGGCAAAGTGTGATTGATCTTAAAATGGAATCTGAATACACTGCTTTAGATGAAGTTGTTGCTATTGGATATGCTGTTAAGAAAAAAGTGAATTTAACGGGAGCTGTAAGTTCAATCGATTCAAAAGTTTTGGAAAGTAGACCTATAACAAATTTAAGCCAAGGGCTACAAGGTCAATTACCAAATGTTGAGATTTCTTTTCCTTCGGGAAGACCAGATGAAACTGGAGAGTTTAATATTCGTGGGTTAGGGTCTATAAATGGAGGAAGTCCTTTAATTCTAATTGATGGGACTCCTGGAAATATCAACACTTTAAACCCTCGTGATATCGCAAATGTATCTGTATTAAAGGATGCCGCTGCATCCTCAATTTATGGAGCACGAGGTGCTTTTGGAGTTGTTTTAATTACAACCAAAAAAGGTAAGGAAGATGGTTTAAATATTACCTATGATTCAATGTTTGGGTTTTCTTCTCCTACTCGTATACCTAAATTGTATCTTGATGATCCTGTTAAATATGCAGAAATTCATCAGCAGGCAGGTAATTCATTTTCAGATGCACAGATGGATTATATTAAAGCAAGAGCAAATGATCCAAGTTTGCCAGAAATTGTGGCAAGTGTAAATGATGCTGGGCAACCGTATTGGCTTACTGCAGGAAACACAAATTGGTATGATCTTATGTATCAGGACAACGCGCCTATGAATATTCAAAATGTAGGTGTTTCTGGTGAGTCAGGAAAGTTTAACTATTATTTATCTGGAGGCTTATTAAATCAAGAAGGGGTCTATAAAATAGGTACAGATGATTACAAAAGATATAATCTAAGAACTAAAATTACAATAGATCTAGCGAGTTGGTTGTCAGTAACTACAAATACTGAATTTGCTAATGGGGTTTACGATCAGCCTAATCCTTATTTTAGATATAATCTTAATGTGGAGCGTATGATGTCTCAAGAAGCTAATCCGTATAATGTGTTACAAACACCTGATGGTTATTGGACAAATCACGGTGTAGTTCTTGGGTTTATGCAAGATGGAGGACGTCAAGTAGAAGACCAAAAATTATTTAAAACTACCCTTGCCTTTGATATGTCATTTTTAAATAACGATTTAAAAATACATGGGGATTACACGTATCAAAATGATAATACCTTATTAACAGCTAAACGTATTTCACCGTTATATTCACCATCTCCTGGAATCGTTGAGGAGTTCCCTATCGATGATCCAAACTCATTGAAACGCGGAACGACAGATAATGATTTTAATGTTATTAATCTACACGCAACCTATAGTAAAACACTTGGGAAACATGATTTTTCTGCGATGTTAGGGTATAATCAAGAGGAATATTCAAATAGCTACTATGAAGTTCTTAGAGCTGGGCAATTAAGTGATGATTATTCATCATTAAACCTCTCAACTGGAACGATTAAAACCTATGACAAAGAAAGTGAATATGCTCTTAGAGGTGCTTTTTATAGAGTAAACTATAATTTTAATGATCGTTATTTAATTGAGTTGAATGGGCGTTATGATTTATCTTCTAGATTTCCAACCGACGATCGTGGTGGATTCTTTCCGTCAATATCAGCAGGGTGGAGGATTTCGGAAGAAAATTTCTTTAAAAACGCAAACTTAGGGATAAAAAACTTAAAGCTTAGAGCATCATACGGTGCACTCGGAAACCAAAATGTAAACGATTATTTATATATCTCAAATCTATCTGTAAATAATAGTACATGGTTGTTTGATGATAGTATACAACCTTATGCTGGAGCACCTAGTCCAATAAGTTCTAATATAACTTGGGAGCAAATAAAAAGTTCAAACTTTGGTTTAGACTTAAGTACGTTCAACGGAAGATTAACTGCGAATTTCGATTATTTTATTCGTAATACATACGATATGTTAATCCCTGGAGGAAGCTTGCCTTCTATTTATGGTGCTACCGTACCGATGCAAAATTCCGGAGATCTAAATACCAAAGGTTGGGAAGTTTCCGTAGGATGGAGAGATAATTTTATGTTAGCAGAGAAGGACTTCTCTTATTTCGTTAATGTAAATGTTGGAGATGCAAAATCAGAAATAACTTCTTTTAATAGTAATGCTACTAAAAGTTTAGGAAGTTGGACCGATCCAGATTTTTATGAAGGTATGGTTGTAGGCGAGATTTGGGGGTACACAACGGATGGGTATTTTCAAAATGATGGAGAGGTCAATGCTGCACCAGATCATCAACAAGTCTATCCAGATTTTGCTCCGGCACCTGGAGATATAAAGTTTGTAGATACTAATGGAGATGGTGTTATAGATAAAGGTCAAAACACATTTGATGACCATGGGGATTTAAGTGTCATTGGTAATAGTACACCTAGATATAATTATGGTTTTGGTTTAGGGTTTAATTGGAATAATATTGATTTTTCTGTGTTTTTCCAAGGTGTTGGTGAGCGTGATTTTATGCCTAATAATGAAGCTGCACTTTATTATGGTTTTTATAATAGAAAATATCAGCCAATATTCGAGCATATGACAGATTATTGGACAGCAGACAATCCAGATGCCGCTTTTCCAAATCCAAGAGGATATATAGCAGGAGCATGGAAAGATCAACCTTTAAGTGTAAATCAAACGGGGCAGATCCAAGATGCATCTTATTTACGTTGGAAAAATTTAACCATTGGATATACCTTTAAGAGAGATGTTATGAAATTCTTAGAATCGTTTAGACTTTATGTTTCTGCAGAAAATATTATGGAATGGACAGCCCTTAGTGAAGCGTTTGATCCAGAAGCATTAGGAGATGATCCTTACTCGCCAGGTCTAGATGGACAAGGTATGGTTTACCCGTTAAACAGAAAAGTTACATTGGGATTACAGTTAAACTTTTAA
- a CDS encoding RNA polymerase sigma factor, translated as MNKVNDSFLLDRLKENDHKAFNRIYDLYWEKLFAFCYKLTGSNELTHEIIQIIFVQLWEKRHETEISNLKSYLFQSVKYQFFSYYKKNKIHSNTLPAELESYLMENLNEDHPEILNTLNKALEQLPQKRKEILLLSKYQNMSVQEISESLNISPQTVRNQVSKALIQLREVLCQGVFLFVYLELTFW; from the coding sequence TTGAATAAAGTAAACGACTCCTTTTTATTGGATAGACTCAAGGAAAATGATCATAAGGCATTTAACCGCATTTATGATTTGTATTGGGAAAAACTGTTTGCTTTCTGTTATAAATTGACAGGGAGTAATGAACTTACGCATGAAATTATTCAAATTATTTTTGTGCAATTATGGGAAAAAAGGCATGAAACAGAAATTTCTAATCTTAAGTCGTATCTTTTTCAAAGTGTAAAATATCAATTCTTCTCTTATTATAAAAAGAATAAAATCCATTCAAATACTTTGCCAGCCGAATTGGAGAGTTACTTGATGGAAAATTTAAATGAAGATCATCCCGAAATATTAAATACCTTAAATAAAGCCTTGGAACAGCTTCCACAAAAAAGAAAAGAAATTTTATTACTAAGCAAGTATCAAAATATGTCTGTTCAAGAAATTTCTGAAAGCTTAAATATATCTCCTCAGACTGTTAGAAATCAAGTGTCTAAGGCTCTTATTCAATTGCGAGAAGTGTTATGTCAAGGTGTTTTTTTATTTGTTTACCTTGAATTAACGTTTTGGTAA
- a CDS encoding FecR family protein: MLNHNEKNINGLFEKHISNQTSKDEVKILNDFLKTLYENSEWDETHMGNKIKAKNDLKDAVNLKIKKSKRSFSWVKYAAVGVLLILLKLYLPVTKSLDEISFYTGKSIDSITLPDNSKIILSPNSEIVYTSNFNDKDRKVALLRGNAFFKVSKNKQKPFIVTSQDLKTTVLGTSFNIDLNDENIKVLVKTGRVKVSSSKNHEILIPDQGVLYNPESQNMRRIEQIIVHPWYKTDVTLNEISIQELGVFIQNRFGVDLIYSNEIVRDQFVTLHVSKDDEVLKIIEKLNYITNLNFKIDANEIIVTK, from the coding sequence ATGCTAAATCATAATGAAAAAAATATAAACGGACTTTTTGAAAAACATATTTCTAATCAAACTTCGAAAGATGAAGTAAAGATTTTAAATGATTTTTTAAAAACGCTTTATGAAAACTCAGAATGGGATGAAACTCATATGGGAAATAAGATTAAAGCTAAGAACGATTTGAAAGATGCAGTTAATTTAAAAATTAAAAAGTCTAAGCGAAGTTTTTCATGGGTAAAATATGCAGCAGTTGGAGTTTTACTTATTCTTTTAAAGTTGTATTTACCTGTTACCAAATCTTTAGATGAAATATCATTTTATACAGGAAAATCCATAGATAGTATAACGCTTCCCGATAATTCTAAAATTATTTTAAGTCCAAATTCAGAAATTGTTTATACATCTAATTTCAATGACAAGGATAGAAAGGTTGCTCTACTACGTGGGAATGCATTCTTCAAAGTAAGTAAAAACAAGCAAAAGCCCTTTATTGTCACCTCACAGGATCTTAAAACAACTGTTTTAGGTACTTCATTTAATATTGACTTAAATGATGAAAATATTAAAGTTTTAGTTAAAACAGGACGAGTTAAAGTGTCGAGCTCTAAAAATCACGAAATCCTTATACCTGATCAAGGAGTATTGTATAATCCTGAATCTCAGAATATGAGAAGAATTGAACAAATTATAGTCCACCCTTGGTATAAAACAGACGTCACCTTAAATGAAATATCTATACAGGAATTAGGTGTTTTTATTCAGAATAGATTTGGAGTTGACTTGATTTATTCAAATGAAATTGTAAGAGATCAATTTGTTACACTGCATGTGTCTAAGGATGATGAAGTTCTAAAAATTATTGAAAAACTAAATTATATAACCAATTTAAACTTTAAAATAGATGCAAATGAAATAATAGTTACTAAATAA
- a CDS encoding cellulase family glycosylhydrolase — MYKKEYQIIKSLKHLGLITLMFLINISCDRNATINKEEKTKDWPIITRKGDQLFEGDKAFRFLGFAAPNIQQNESQLKADMSNRFPDEYEIRDILSGLQRIGSRATRTFALSVFSPEDNLPVYISSKREYNEEAFQCLDKILAFAPEYDVRIIIPFIASQRFGGFRGVDEFAILSGKEEGEFWTDKEVKEDFKHFLNFILNRKNTVNGVIYKDDPAILAWQLGNEFGSYYGDRGLPEEVWSPKILEWSLEMAAYIKTEDPNHLVMEAGGADKEAFIEDPNIDVISEHLYEYWNKVAGKPWKLAPYAKEVREMSKGKKPLIIDEFGLGTTENIKELINTIRDENIVGGLMWSMRGHRRDGGWYYHNEGGTPVNSFHVPGFSAGFNYQEDQILQVMKKYAYEISDIPKQETKPPYPKPVLMKKGEGFTWRGSAGAAFYTIERAESENGEWIVIATGLQDSVIADVINFEHTKQASEPLVLFYDELKEKGEKYYYRIKGENIAGVTEYSNVLEVE; from the coding sequence ATGTATAAAAAAGAATACCAAATTATTAAATCTCTAAAACATTTAGGGTTGATAACACTAATGTTTTTAATCAACATTTCTTGTGATAGAAATGCTACAATTAATAAGGAGGAAAAAACTAAAGATTGGCCAATAATTACTCGAAAAGGAGATCAACTTTTTGAGGGAGATAAAGCCTTTAGATTTTTAGGGTTTGCAGCTCCTAATATTCAGCAAAATGAATCTCAATTAAAAGCAGATATGTCAAACCGATTTCCAGATGAATATGAAATAAGAGATATATTATCTGGTTTACAAAGAATAGGCAGTAGAGCTACACGTACTTTTGCTTTATCGGTGTTTTCGCCAGAAGATAATTTACCTGTATACATATCATCAAAACGAGAATATAATGAAGAGGCGTTTCAATGCTTAGATAAAATTTTAGCATTTGCTCCTGAATATGATGTGAGAATTATTATTCCTTTTATTGCATCTCAACGTTTCGGAGGTTTTAGAGGGGTAGATGAGTTTGCTATTTTATCAGGGAAAGAAGAAGGAGAATTTTGGACCGATAAAGAAGTGAAAGAAGATTTTAAACACTTTCTTAATTTTATTTTGAATAGAAAGAATACTGTAAACGGAGTTATCTATAAAGATGATCCTGCAATTTTAGCATGGCAATTAGGTAATGAGTTTGGAAGTTATTATGGAGATAGAGGATTACCTGAAGAGGTTTGGAGTCCGAAAATTTTAGAATGGAGTCTCGAAATGGCAGCTTATATTAAAACGGAAGACCCAAATCATTTAGTAATGGAAGCGGGTGGAGCTGATAAAGAAGCGTTTATTGAAGACCCAAATATTGATGTTATTAGTGAACACTTATATGAGTATTGGAATAAAGTAGCAGGTAAACCATGGAAGTTAGCTCCTTATGCAAAAGAAGTTCGCGAAATGTCTAAAGGTAAGAAGCCTTTAATAATAGACGAGTTTGGTTTAGGAACTACCGAAAATATTAAAGAATTAATTAATACTATTAGAGACGAAAATATCGTTGGTGGTTTAATGTGGAGTATGCGTGGTCATCGTCGAGATGGTGGCTGGTATTACCATAATGAAGGAGGAACACCTGTAAATTCATTCCATGTACCAGGTTTTTCGGCTGGATTTAATTACCAAGAAGATCAAATACTTCAAGTGATGAAAAAGTACGCTTACGAAATTTCTGATATACCAAAACAAGAGACTAAACCTCCTTATCCAAAACCAGTTTTAATGAAAAAAGGTGAAGGGTTTACTTGGAGAGGTTCTGCGGGAGCTGCTTTTTATACTATTGAAAGAGCCGAAAGTGAAAATGGAGAATGGATAGTAATTGCTACAGGTTTACAGGATTCTGTAATAGCCGATGTTATAAATTTTGAGCATACAAAACAAGCCTCAGAGCCTTTAGTCTTATTTTATGATGAACTTAAAGAGAAAGGTGAAAAATACTATTACCGTATTAAAGGAGAGAACATTGCTGGTGTAACTGAGTATTCAAATGTTTTAGAAGTTGAATAA